The following are encoded in a window of Streptomyces griseiscabiei genomic DNA:
- a CDS encoding flavin-containing monooxygenase produces the protein MSTPHTPSGPTSPDPRELGFDPDALRERYRAERERRIRPDGGAQYQRIAGEFGHYDDDPYAEGESAREPLTDRVEAVVVGGGFGGLLAGARLRQSGVESIRVIEKGGDFGGTWYWNRYPGIHCDIESYIYLPLLEELGYVPKWRYAPGEEIRQHTRAIGRHFDLYRDACFRTVATELRWDDTELEWIVATDRGDRIRARYVVVSSGTLSQPKLPGIPGIETFKGHTFHTSRWDYAYTGGDASGGLTGLADKRVAVIGTGATAIQVVPHLGADAAHVYVFQRTPSTVDVRGNGPTDQEWAKTLAPGWQGERMDNFLRTVTGVRVEKDLIDDAWTSSARLQEKLIPTAAYADVPADERERAYEIADFQKMNELRDRVASIVEDPETAEKLKPWYRYMCKRPTFSDHYLQTFNRPNVTLVDTADTHGVERITDKAVVVGGVEYEVDCVIFATGFEVGVSGLLSGRLPAYGRDGVGLLETWRTAGPKTLHGFYSHGFPNLFQLGPMQNASAVNYVHILDQQSRHVGEVVAEARRRRARYVEPTAEAQDAWVATIREKAADLYRFHAECTPGYYNNEGRPRARSESYGDGPVAFHELLRRWRADGGMDDVLVGAE, from the coding sequence ATGTCCACCCCCCACACTCCGTCCGGCCCCACGTCCCCCGACCCGCGGGAACTGGGCTTCGACCCGGACGCCCTGCGCGAGCGGTACCGGGCCGAGCGCGAACGCCGGATCCGCCCGGACGGCGGCGCGCAGTACCAGCGGATCGCCGGTGAGTTCGGGCACTACGACGACGACCCCTACGCCGAAGGGGAGTCGGCCCGGGAGCCGCTGACCGACCGGGTCGAGGCGGTCGTCGTCGGCGGCGGCTTCGGCGGGCTGCTCGCCGGAGCCCGGCTGCGGCAGTCGGGCGTCGAGTCGATCCGGGTGATCGAGAAGGGCGGCGACTTCGGCGGCACCTGGTACTGGAACCGCTACCCCGGCATCCACTGCGACATCGAGTCGTACATCTACCTCCCGCTCCTCGAAGAACTGGGCTACGTTCCGAAGTGGAGGTACGCCCCGGGCGAGGAGATCCGGCAGCACACCCGGGCCATCGGCCGGCACTTCGACCTCTACCGCGACGCCTGCTTCCGGACCGTCGCCACCGAACTGCGCTGGGACGACACCGAGTTGGAGTGGATCGTCGCCACCGACCGCGGCGACCGGATCCGGGCCCGCTATGTCGTCGTCTCCAGCGGCACGCTCAGCCAGCCGAAGCTGCCCGGCATCCCCGGTATCGAGACCTTCAAGGGCCACACCTTCCACACCAGCCGCTGGGACTACGCCTACACGGGCGGCGACGCGAGCGGCGGCCTCACCGGGCTCGCCGACAAGCGGGTCGCCGTCATCGGCACCGGCGCCACCGCCATCCAGGTCGTCCCGCACCTCGGGGCCGACGCCGCCCACGTGTACGTCTTCCAGCGCACCCCCTCGACGGTCGACGTACGCGGCAACGGCCCCACCGACCAGGAGTGGGCCAAGACGCTCGCCCCCGGCTGGCAGGGCGAGCGCATGGACAACTTCCTGAGGACCGTCACCGGCGTCCGGGTCGAGAAGGACCTGATCGACGACGCCTGGACCAGCAGCGCCCGCCTCCAGGAGAAGCTGATCCCGACCGCCGCGTACGCGGACGTCCCGGCGGACGAGCGTGAACGCGCCTACGAGATCGCCGACTTCCAGAAGATGAACGAGCTGCGCGACCGCGTGGCGAGCATCGTCGAGGACCCGGAGACCGCCGAGAAGCTCAAGCCCTGGTACCGCTACATGTGCAAGCGGCCCACCTTCAGCGACCACTACCTCCAGACCTTCAACCGGCCCAACGTCACCCTCGTCGACACGGCCGACACCCACGGCGTCGAGCGCATCACCGACAAGGCCGTCGTGGTCGGCGGGGTCGAGTACGAGGTCGACTGCGTCATCTTCGCCACCGGCTTCGAGGTCGGCGTCTCCGGCCTGCTCTCCGGCCGCCTCCCCGCGTACGGCCGGGACGGCGTCGGCCTGCTGGAGACCTGGAGGACGGCCGGCCCGAAGACCCTGCACGGCTTCTACAGCCATGGCTTCCCCAACCTCTTCCAGCTCGGCCCCATGCAGAACGCCAGCGCCGTCAACTACGTCCACATCCTCGACCAGCAGTCCCGCCACGTCGGCGAGGTCGTCGCCGAGGCCCGCAGGCGCCGCGCCCGGTACGTCGAGCCGACCGCCGAGGCCCAGGACGCCTGGGTCGCCACCATCCGCGAGAAGGCCGCCGACCTGTACAGGTTCCACGCCGAGTGCACCCCCGGCTACTACAACAACGAGGGCCGGCCCCGGGCGCGCAGCGAGTCGTACGGCGACGGACCGGTCGCCTTCCACGAACTGCTGCGCCGCTGGCGCGCGGACGGCGGCATGGACGACGTCCTCGTGGGTGCCGAGTGA
- a CDS encoding SDR family oxidoreductase, with product MVEQQPGRSRETTRDVVVVTGAGGMGVAIARRIGNGRTVLLADASQRQLDRSVGALSDEGYAVQGVPTDVSERGSVDRLAAEAAGEGRVAAVVHTAGVSAAQGAARTILEVNLLGTAHVIDAFEGVAGPGTALVCVSSMAGHVASLGGDDERALATAPADALLGIGGVVAVGDSATSAYIVSKRANQLRVQAAALAWSRRGARVNSVSPGVIATAMAKAEAEGPSGAHMLAMLEASGAGRTGTPAEIADAVAFLIGPEARYITGTDLLVDGGQAAWLRHHRPS from the coding sequence ATGGTGGAACAGCAGCCCGGCCGGTCGCGTGAGACGACCCGTGACGTGGTCGTGGTCACCGGGGCCGGCGGGATGGGTGTGGCGATCGCACGTCGTATCGGCAACGGCCGTACGGTCCTGCTCGCGGACGCCTCGCAGCGTCAACTCGACCGATCCGTCGGCGCGTTGAGCGACGAGGGCTACGCGGTCCAGGGCGTCCCGACGGATGTGTCCGAGCGCGGCTCCGTCGACAGGCTCGCGGCGGAGGCGGCCGGCGAGGGCCGGGTGGCCGCCGTCGTGCACACCGCCGGGGTCTCCGCCGCGCAGGGCGCGGCGAGGACGATCCTGGAGGTCAATCTCCTGGGCACCGCCCATGTCATCGACGCCTTCGAGGGCGTGGCCGGGCCGGGAACCGCCCTGGTCTGCGTCTCCAGCATGGCCGGGCATGTCGCCTCGCTCGGCGGGGACGACGAGCGGGCCCTCGCCACGGCCCCGGCGGACGCACTGCTCGGCATCGGCGGTGTCGTCGCCGTCGGGGACAGCGCGACGAGCGCGTACATCGTCTCCAAGCGGGCCAACCAGCTGCGTGTGCAGGCCGCCGCGCTCGCCTGGAGCCGGCGCGGGGCCCGCGTCAACAGCGTCAGCCCGGGTGTCATCGCCACCGCCATGGCGAAGGCGGAGGCCGAGGGCCCGAGCGGCGCGCACATGCTGGCGATGCTGGAGGCCAGCGGCGCGGGCCGCACCGGCACCCCGGCCGAGATAGCCGACGCCGTGGCATTCCTCATCGGCCCCGAAGCGCGTTACATCACGGGCACGGACCTGCTCGTCGACGGCGGTCAGGCCGCCTGGCTCCGGCACCACCGGCCGTCCTGA